The following proteins are co-located in the Streptomyces sp. DT2A-34 genome:
- a CDS encoding TetR/AcrR family transcriptional regulator — MARAARQSARTSVWLEGKERRGGRGGGQPSGLDRDRITAVTVRLLDADGLAKFSMRRLAAELNVTAMSVYWYVDTKDDLLELALDAAFGELTLPDPEADEDWRDQLRALARGYRDLLVRHPWLSPLIGTYVNIGPNSLAFSRVVQRVIRETGLPAHGLVAAISAVFQFVYGFGTMEGHFITRSAAFGMTPDDYFQHAMSTVSQAPDTDDIVQDASELMAARGGDTVEEMWGRDFEFALDLLVAGIEAMRAP, encoded by the coding sequence ATGGCCAGGGCAGCCCGTCAGTCCGCCCGGACCAGTGTCTGGTTGGAGGGCAAGGAGCGGCGGGGCGGGCGTGGTGGGGGACAGCCCTCCGGGCTCGACCGGGACCGGATCACCGCGGTGACCGTTCGGCTGCTGGACGCCGACGGGCTGGCCAAGTTCTCCATGCGGCGGCTGGCCGCCGAGTTGAACGTGACCGCGATGTCCGTCTACTGGTACGTCGACACCAAGGACGACCTCCTCGAACTCGCCCTCGACGCGGCGTTCGGCGAACTGACCCTGCCCGATCCGGAGGCCGACGAGGACTGGCGCGACCAACTGCGCGCGCTGGCCCGCGGCTACCGTGACCTGCTGGTCCGCCACCCTTGGCTGTCGCCGCTGATCGGCACCTACGTCAACATCGGTCCGAACAGCCTCGCCTTCTCCCGGGTCGTCCAGCGCGTCATCCGCGAAACCGGCCTGCCGGCGCACGGTCTGGTGGCCGCCATCTCCGCCGTCTTCCAGTTCGTGTACGGCTTCGGCACGATGGAGGGCCACTTCATCACCCGCAGCGCGGCCTTCGGCATGACCCCGGACGACTACTTCCAGCACGCCATGAGCACCGTCTCGCAGGCTCCCGACACCGACGACATCGTCCAGGACGCCTCGGAACTCATGGCGGCCCGAGGCGGCGACACGGTCGAGGAGATGTGGGGACGGGACTTCGAGTTCGCCCTGGACCTACTGGTGGCGGGCATCGAGGCGATGCGCGCCCCGTAG
- a CDS encoding MarR family winged helix-turn-helix transcriptional regulator, translating to MAQQAQYEELVRQFSAFGAVKREMGRTLPSDCPSGSAAVLTLLARHGEMRMSKLAELLAVDMSVTSRHVAHVAERGWIERSPDPADKRSRILRLTPAGEGRVREMSRRTTQLLAERLSDWTDDDVAELTRLMARLRASFDDCRTPAITQ from the coding sequence ATGGCCCAGCAGGCGCAGTACGAGGAGCTGGTGCGCCAGTTCAGCGCCTTCGGCGCCGTGAAACGGGAGATGGGACGGACGCTGCCGTCCGACTGCCCCTCCGGTTCCGCCGCCGTACTGACGTTGCTGGCCCGCCACGGGGAGATGCGCATGAGCAAGCTCGCGGAGCTGCTCGCCGTGGACATGTCGGTCACCAGCCGCCATGTCGCCCACGTCGCCGAGCGCGGCTGGATCGAGCGCTCCCCCGACCCGGCGGACAAACGAAGCCGCATCCTCCGCCTCACCCCGGCCGGTGAGGGCCGGGTGCGGGAGATGTCCCGGCGGACCACGCAGCTGCTCGCCGAGCGGCTGAGCGACTGGACCGACGACGACGTCGCCGAACTCACCCGGCTCATGGCCCGGCTCAGGGCCAGCTTTGACGACTGCCGTACACCCGCGATCACCCAGTAG
- a CDS encoding Dabb family protein: MIRHLVLFKLNEGVERDDPRVVEGVEAFRSLEGKISEIRHWELGWNISDRPIAYDFAINSAFDDAAALRAYAEHPEHQAGVTLWREFATWVIADYEY; encoded by the coding sequence ATGATCCGCCACCTCGTCCTCTTCAAGCTCAACGAGGGCGTCGAGCGCGACGACCCGCGCGTCGTGGAGGGCGTCGAGGCGTTCCGCTCGCTGGAGGGCAAGATCTCCGAGATCCGGCACTGGGAGCTCGGCTGGAACATCAGCGACCGCCCCATCGCCTACGACTTCGCGATCAACTCCGCCTTCGACGACGCGGCCGCCCTGCGTGCCTACGCGGAGCACCCCGAGCACCAGGCGGGCGTCACATTGTGGCGGGAGTTCGCCACCTGGGTGATCGCCGACTACGAATACTGA
- a CDS encoding YceI family protein: MGLTARIRTRDGWAVSHAVVTVTDMTGTQVLRAEADAEGAVRDADPLPPGAYTVIVTAVGYAPAAASAIVTASGRAEVGTVTLARQGGTELPPPGPWTIAPAHSSVGAVAQHLGISSVHGRFTHFSGTIEIAPDDVTKSRVEAAIRADSIDTGNGMRDGHLKSPDFLDVEQYPEITYRSTGVTAAAGPDRWTVHGELGMHGVVRPVDLDLSYLGTGADPWGGTRAAFRATAELRRDDFAMNYNQVVQAGIAAIGTTLKVELDIQAVQGESLPSGL; this comes from the coding sequence ATGGGACTGACCGCGAGGATCCGCACCCGGGACGGATGGGCCGTGTCGCACGCGGTCGTCACGGTGACCGACATGACCGGAACGCAGGTGCTGCGGGCGGAGGCGGACGCGGAGGGGGCCGTACGGGACGCCGATCCCCTGCCCCCGGGCGCGTACACCGTCATCGTCACCGCCGTCGGCTACGCGCCCGCCGCCGCGAGCGCGATCGTCACGGCGAGCGGACGGGCCGAGGTCGGCACGGTGACGCTGGCCCGGCAGGGCGGCACGGAACTGCCGCCACCGGGGCCCTGGACCATCGCCCCGGCGCACTCCAGCGTGGGCGCCGTCGCCCAGCACCTGGGCATCTCCAGCGTGCACGGCCGTTTCACCCACTTCTCCGGCACCATCGAGATCGCACCGGACGACGTCACCAAGTCCCGGGTGGAGGCGGCGATCCGGGCCGACTCGATCGACACGGGCAACGGCATGCGGGACGGGCATCTGAAGTCGCCGGACTTCCTGGATGTGGAGCAGTACCCCGAGATCACCTATCGGTCGACGGGGGTGACGGCGGCCGCGGGTCCGGACCGCTGGACGGTGCACGGCGAGCTGGGCATGCACGGTGTCGTACGGCCGGTGGACCTGGACCTGTCCTACCTCGGTACGGGGGCCGACCCGTGGGGCGGCACGCGGGCGGCGTTCCGGGCCACGGCGGAACTCCGTCGGGACGACTTCGCCATGAACTACAACCAGGTGGTGCAGGCGGGGATCGCGGCCATCGGTACGACACTGAAGGTGGAGCTCGACATCCAGGCGGTGCAAGGGGAATCGCTGCCCTCGGGCCTCTAG
- a CDS encoding PPOX class F420-dependent oxidoreductase: MAPNIATNTRVSLEELLDFVRPRHRAILLTRRADGSPQASPLTCGVDDSGRIVVSTYPERAKTRNAKRDPRVSVLVISDDWNGPWVQIEGSAEVIDSPESVEPLVEYYRNIAGEHPDWDEYRAAMLKQGKSIIRVTPEKWGPVATGGFPARLVSED; encoded by the coding sequence ATGGCACCGAACATCGCGACGAACACCCGAGTCTCGCTCGAAGAGTTGCTGGACTTCGTACGGCCCCGTCACCGGGCCATCCTGCTCACCCGGCGGGCGGACGGGAGCCCGCAGGCCTCGCCGCTGACCTGCGGGGTCGACGACTCGGGGCGGATCGTGGTCTCCACGTATCCCGAGCGGGCCAAGACGCGGAACGCGAAGCGGGATCCTCGGGTGAGTGTCCTGGTCATCAGCGATGACTGGAACGGGCCCTGGGTGCAGATCGAGGGTTCCGCGGAGGTGATCGACTCGCCGGAGTCCGTGGAGCCGCTCGTGGAGTACTACCGGAACATCGCCGGGGAGCATCCGGACTGGGACGAGTACCGGGCGGCGATGCTGAAGCAGGGGAAGTCGATCATTCGGGTCACGCCGGAGAAGTGGGGGCCGGTGGCCACCGGCGGCTTCCCGGCCCGCCTGGTGTCCGAGGACTAG
- a CDS encoding LytR C-terminal domain-containing protein, with protein MGGQYRIKGDKYPRMRRRRRRGRLVAAAVASVAVLGMIGWGTLQLIDLFTGGGGKASAAGTKAGCGTRATPSATPTATGPLPEPAKITVNVFNATTRSGLAKQTADELKKRGFKIGDVGNATKQFDKKVKGTGLLLGPDSALDTSLPVLATQLGNAEYRAEAARKGTAVDLIIGDKFKGLTKKADADKALTALANPEPTPGASKRGC; from the coding sequence ATGGGCGGCCAGTACCGCATCAAGGGGGACAAGTACCCGCGGATGCGGCGCCGTCGGCGGCGCGGCAGGCTCGTCGCCGCCGCCGTCGCCTCCGTCGCCGTACTCGGCATGATCGGGTGGGGCACCCTGCAGCTCATCGACCTGTTCACCGGGGGCGGCGGAAAGGCTTCGGCAGCCGGCACCAAGGCCGGCTGCGGGACCAGGGCGACCCCCTCGGCCACGCCTACGGCCACGGGGCCACTGCCCGAGCCGGCCAAGATCACCGTCAACGTCTTCAACGCCACCACCCGCAGCGGCCTCGCCAAGCAGACCGCGGACGAGCTGAAGAAGCGCGGCTTCAAGATCGGTGACGTGGGCAACGCGACGAAGCAGTTCGACAAGAAGGTCAAGGGCACCGGGCTACTGCTCGGCCCGGACTCGGCCCTGGACACCTCGCTGCCCGTCCTCGCCACCCAGCTCGGCAACGCCGAATACCGCGCCGAAGCCGCCCGCAAGGGCACGGCCGTCGACCTGATCATCGGCGACAAGTTCAAGGGCCTGACAAAGAAGGCGGACGCCGACAAGGCGCTGACCGCACTGGCCAACCCCGAGCCGACGCCCGGTGCTTCAAAGAGGGGCTGCTGA
- a CDS encoding RNA polymerase sigma factor SigF, with translation MDHEVELTVPASTAPQAPAQEDTPADPPAPTPPRSRGADTRALTQVLFGELKELQPGTPEHNRVRGALIEANLPLVRYAAARFRSRNEPMEDVIQVGTIGLINAIDRFDPDRGVQFPTFAMPTVVGEIKRYFRDNVRTVHVPRRLHELWVQVNSATEDLTTAFGRTPTTAEIAERLRITEDEVLSCIEAGRSYHATSLEAAQEGDGLPGLLDRLGYEDPALDGVEHRDLVRHLLVQLPEREQRILLLRYYSNLTQSQISAELGVSQMHVSRLLARSFQRLRSANRIDA, from the coding sequence ATGGATCACGAGGTGGAGTTGACCGTGCCGGCCAGTACTGCGCCTCAAGCCCCGGCCCAGGAGGACACTCCCGCGGACCCGCCCGCGCCCACACCGCCCCGCAGTCGCGGCGCCGACACCCGGGCGCTCACCCAGGTGCTCTTCGGCGAGCTGAAGGAGCTCCAGCCGGGCACTCCGGAGCACAACCGTGTGCGCGGGGCGCTCATCGAGGCGAACCTCCCGCTCGTGCGCTACGCGGCCGCCCGCTTCCGCTCCCGCAACGAGCCGATGGAGGACGTGATCCAGGTCGGCACCATCGGGCTCATCAACGCCATCGACCGCTTCGACCCGGACCGGGGCGTGCAGTTCCCGACCTTCGCGATGCCGACGGTCGTCGGCGAGATCAAGCGGTACTTCCGCGACAACGTCCGCACGGTCCACGTACCGCGCCGGCTGCACGAGCTGTGGGTCCAGGTCAACAGCGCGACCGAGGACCTGACGACCGCCTTCGGGCGCACCCCCACCACCGCCGAGATCGCCGAGCGGCTGCGCATCACCGAGGACGAGGTGCTGTCCTGTATCGAGGCCGGACGGTCGTACCACGCCACCTCGCTGGAGGCCGCGCAGGAGGGCGACGGGCTGCCCGGGCTGCTGGACCGGCTGGGCTACGAGGACCCGGCGCTGGACGGCGTGGAGCACCGGGACCTGGTCCGGCATCTGCTGGTGCAGCTCCCCGAACGCGAGCAGAGAATCCTGCTCCTGCGCTACTACAGCAACCTCACCCAATCGCAAATCAGTGCGGAACTCGGGGTCTCCCAGATGCACGTTTCGCGGCTACTCGCGCGTAGCTTCCAGCGGCTGCGTTCGGCGAACCGGATCGACGCGTAA
- a CDS encoding MFS transporter codes for MATTTPAGVRAHAKHSGGAPADGAPMSHRQILEALTGLLLGMFVAILSSTIVSNALPDIIKDLGGGQSAYTWVVTASLLAMTASTPLWGKLADLFSKKLLVQLALVIYVLGSAAAGLSQNAGTLITFRAVQGIGMGGLSALAQIIMAAMIAPRERGRYNGYLGATFATAMVGGPLIGGVITDTDWLGWRWCFYVGVPFAVIALIVLQRTLHLPVARRKVKVDWAGAFFITAAVCLLLIWVTFAGDKYDWLSWQTYAMTGGALALLLVFVLVETRASEPIIPLRLFRNRTITLASLASLFVGVAMFSGTIFFSQYFQLARDKSPTMSGVMTIPMILGLFVSSTVSGQVITRTGRWKAWLISGGVLVTAGLGLLGTIRYDTEYWKVGVFMALLGLGIGMMMQNLVLATQNQVAPSDLGAASSVVNFFRSLGGAMGVSALGAVLSHRITHYAEEGLTKLGVQGSSGHGEIPDLDALPAPVRTVIESAYGHGVADVFLYAAPIAFLALLFALFIKEVPLKTKGALAQAAESATPQAPEAAGAAAQAAAQERVPSWAAASSDTEAAPDGTQRLAAVATVARPEETTGSSGGVPVRGFVRGAESAPVPQAAVTLISLAGRQLGRSVARADGSYAVDAPGAGSYVLIASADGFQPQASTVVVNGDEPVSYDVLLSGTSGLTGVVRAAQNALPVKDAMVIVTDVRGDLLATAATGEQGEFGFAELVPGAVTVAVNAAGFRPRALPVEIGGTGVTRIEVDLESGAQVQGVVRAPYGALADARVSLVDAAGNVVGTATTGADGAYAFTDLDSGEYTVIATGYPPVATALTVTGRGVDDHDIELAHPGE; via the coding sequence ATGGCAACGACCACACCAGCCGGTGTGCGGGCCCACGCCAAGCACTCGGGAGGCGCCCCCGCCGACGGCGCCCCGATGTCGCACCGGCAGATCCTGGAAGCGCTGACCGGGCTGCTGCTCGGCATGTTCGTCGCGATCCTGTCGTCGACGATCGTCTCCAACGCCCTGCCCGACATCATCAAGGACCTCGGCGGCGGCCAGAGCGCCTACACCTGGGTGGTCACCGCGTCGCTGCTGGCGATGACCGCGTCCACCCCGCTGTGGGGCAAGCTCGCCGACCTGTTCTCCAAGAAGCTGCTGGTCCAGCTGGCCCTCGTCATCTACGTCCTCGGTTCGGCGGCGGCCGGTCTGTCGCAGAACGCCGGCACGCTGATCACCTTCCGCGCGGTCCAGGGCATAGGCATGGGCGGTCTGTCCGCGCTGGCCCAGATCATCATGGCGGCGATGATCGCCCCGCGTGAGCGCGGCCGCTACAACGGCTACCTCGGCGCCACCTTCGCCACCGCCATGGTCGGCGGCCCGCTCATCGGCGGTGTCATCACCGACACCGACTGGCTCGGCTGGCGCTGGTGCTTCTACGTCGGCGTGCCCTTCGCCGTCATCGCCCTGATCGTGCTCCAGCGCACCCTGCACCTGCCGGTCGCCAGGCGGAAGGTCAAGGTCGACTGGGCGGGCGCCTTCTTCATCACCGCCGCGGTCTGCCTGCTGCTGATCTGGGTGACCTTCGCCGGTGACAAGTACGACTGGCTGTCCTGGCAGACGTACGCGATGACCGGCGGCGCGCTCGCCCTGCTGCTCGTCTTCGTGCTCGTCGAGACCCGGGCGAGCGAGCCGATCATCCCGCTGCGCCTGTTCCGCAACCGCACCATCACCCTCGCCTCGCTGGCCTCCCTCTTCGTCGGCGTCGCGATGTTCTCGGGCACCATCTTCTTCAGCCAGTACTTCCAGCTGGCCCGCGACAAGTCGCCGACCATGTCCGGCGTCATGACCATCCCGATGATCCTCGGCCTGTTCGTGTCGTCGACCGTCTCCGGCCAGGTCATCACCCGCACCGGACGCTGGAAGGCATGGCTGATCTCCGGCGGTGTCCTGGTCACCGCGGGCCTCGGCCTGCTGGGCACGATCCGCTACGACACCGAGTACTGGAAGGTCGGCGTCTTCATGGCGCTGCTGGGCCTCGGCATCGGCATGATGATGCAGAACCTGGTGCTCGCCACGCAGAACCAGGTGGCCCCGAGCGACCTGGGCGCCGCCAGCTCGGTGGTGAACTTCTTCCGCTCCCTCGGCGGTGCCATGGGCGTCTCGGCCCTGGGCGCGGTCCTCAGTCACCGGATCACGCACTACGCCGAGGAGGGCCTGACCAAGCTCGGCGTGCAGGGCTCGTCGGGCCACGGGGAGATCCCCGACCTCGACGCGCTGCCGGCTCCGGTGCGCACCGTCATCGAGAGCGCGTACGGCCACGGCGTCGCGGACGTCTTCCTGTACGCCGCGCCGATCGCCTTCCTCGCCCTCCTGTTCGCCCTGTTCATCAAGGAGGTCCCGTTGAAGACGAAGGGCGCCCTGGCCCAGGCCGCCGAGTCCGCGACTCCGCAGGCGCCGGAGGCTGCCGGGGCTGCCGCGCAGGCCGCCGCGCAGGAGCGGGTCCCGAGCTGGGCCGCCGCGTCCTCCGACACCGAGGCCGCTCCCGACGGCACCCAGAGGCTCGCCGCCGTGGCCACGGTGGCCCGTCCCGAGGAGACCACCGGTTCGTCCGGCGGCGTCCCGGTCCGCGGCTTCGTGCGGGGCGCCGAGAGTGCGCCCGTGCCGCAGGCGGCGGTCACGCTGATCTCGCTCGCCGGTCGGCAGCTCGGCCGCTCGGTGGCGCGGGCCGACGGGTCGTACGCCGTCGACGCCCCCGGCGCGGGGTCGTACGTCCTGATCGCCTCCGCCGACGGCTTCCAGCCGCAGGCCTCCACGGTCGTCGTCAACGGCGACGAGCCGGTGTCGTACGACGTCCTGCTCAGCGGTACGAGTGGCCTGACCGGTGTGGTGCGGGCCGCGCAGAACGCGCTGCCGGTGAAGGACGCGATGGTGATCGTCACCGACGTCCGCGGGGATCTGCTGGCCACCGCCGCCACCGGTGAACAGGGCGAGTTCGGCTTCGCCGAGCTGGTGCCGGGTGCCGTGACCGTCGCGGTGAACGCCGCCGGGTTCCGGCCGCGCGCCCTGCCCGTCGAGATCGGCGGCACCGGGGTCACCCGGATCGAGGTCGACCTCGAGTCGGGCGCCCAGGTCCAGGGCGTGGTCCGGGCACCGTACGGCGCGCTGGCCGACGCCCGCGTGAGCCTGGTCGACGCGGCGGGCAACGTCGTGGGCACCGCCACCACCGGCGCGGACGGGGCGTACGCCTTCACCGACCTGGACAGCGGCGAGTACACGGTCATCGCGACCGGTTACCCGCCGGTGGCGACGGCTCTGACGGTGACCGGCCGCGGCGTCGACGACCACGACATCGAACTCGCCCACCCCGGCGAGTAG
- a CDS encoding RNA polymerase sigma factor SigF produces MSAEQGSSKVLTLTKSESAPDAALDDVPALEAVPAPAVPVDDVPAWPATANIDTRTLSRSLFLRLATLDENSPERAYVRDTLIELNLPLVRYAAARFRSRNEPMEDIVQVGTIGLIKAIDRFDCERGVEFPTFAMPTVVGEIKRFFRDTSWSVRVPRRLQELRLALTKASDELSQKLDRSPTVTELATVLGVSEEDVVDGLAVGNAYTASSLDSPAPEDDGGEGSLADRLGYEDTALEGVEYRESLKPLLAKLPPRERRIIMLRFFANMTQSQIGEEVGISQMHVSRLLTRTLAQLREGLISD; encoded by the coding sequence ATGTCCGCAGAACAGGGCAGCTCGAAGGTGCTCACGCTCACGAAGAGCGAGTCCGCGCCCGACGCCGCGCTCGACGATGTTCCGGCCCTTGAGGCCGTTCCGGCACCGGCCGTCCCGGTCGATGACGTCCCGGCCTGGCCGGCCACGGCGAATATCGACACCCGCACCCTCTCCCGCTCCCTGTTCCTGCGGCTCGCCACCCTGGACGAGAACAGTCCCGAGCGCGCGTACGTCCGGGACACCCTCATCGAGCTCAACCTCCCCCTCGTGCGCTACGCGGCGGCCCGTTTCCGCTCGCGCAACGAGCCGATGGAGGACATCGTCCAGGTCGGCACCATCGGCCTGATCAAGGCGATCGACCGCTTCGACTGCGAACGGGGCGTGGAGTTCCCGACGTTCGCGATGCCGACGGTCGTGGGCGAGATCAAGCGGTTCTTCCGCGACACCTCCTGGTCGGTGCGCGTGCCGCGCCGCCTGCAGGAGCTGCGCCTGGCCCTCACCAAGGCCAGCGACGAGCTCTCCCAGAAGCTGGACCGCTCTCCGACCGTCACCGAACTCGCCACCGTGCTGGGCGTCTCCGAGGAGGACGTCGTCGACGGCCTCGCGGTCGGCAACGCGTACACGGCCTCCTCGCTGGACTCCCCGGCCCCGGAGGACGACGGCGGCGAGGGCTCCCTGGCCGACCGGCTCGGCTACGAGGACACCGCCCTTGAGGGCGTCGAGTACCGCGAGTCCCTCAAGCCGCTGCTGGCCAAACTGCCGCCCCGCGAGCGGCGGATCATCATGCTGCGCTTCTTCGCCAACATGACCCAGTCGCAGATCGGCGAGGAGGTCGGCATCTCCCAGATGCACGTCTCCCGGCTGCTGACCCGGACCCTGGCGCAGCTGCGTGAGGGCCTCATCTCCGACTGA
- a CDS encoding nucleoside deaminase: MRLALDEAELAVRGGDVPVGAVVLAADGRTVLGVGHNEREATGDPTAHAEVLAIRRAAAKLGGAARSVSGKGGGGRRAGEWRLSGCTLVVTLEPCTMCAGAIVQSRVDRVVYGARDEKAGAAGSLWDVVRDRRLNHRPEVIEGVLAEECAQILTDFFRGGR; encoded by the coding sequence ATGCGGCTCGCCCTGGACGAGGCCGAACTGGCCGTCCGGGGCGGGGACGTACCCGTCGGCGCCGTCGTGCTGGCCGCCGACGGCCGGACGGTCCTCGGAGTCGGCCACAACGAACGCGAGGCGACCGGCGATCCGACCGCCCACGCCGAGGTCCTGGCGATCCGGCGGGCGGCGGCGAAGTTGGGAGGGGCGGCGCGAAGCGTCTCCGGCAAGGGCGGTGGTGGGCGACGGGCGGGCGAGTGGCGGCTCTCGGGCTGCACGCTCGTCGTCACGCTGGAGCCCTGCACGATGTGCGCCGGCGCGATCGTGCAGTCCCGGGTCGACCGGGTCGTCTACGGCGCCCGGGACGAGAAGGCCGGCGCGGCGGGCTCCCTCTGGGACGTCGTACGCGACCGGCGGCTCAACCACCGGCCCGAGGTGATCGAGGGCGTACTCGCCGAGGAGTGCGCGCAGATCCTTACCGACTTCTTCCGCGGCGGCCGCTGA
- the upp gene encoding uracil phosphoribosyltransferase: MRLHVVDHPLVAHKLTTLRDQRTDSATFRRLADELVTLLAYEATRDVRTEAVDITTPVTDTTGVKLSHPRPLVVPILRAGLGMLDGMVRLLPTAEVGFLGMIRNEETLEASTYASRMPEDLSGRQVYVLDPMLATGGTLVAAIRELIKRGADDVTAVVLLAAPEGVELMERELAGTPVTVVTAAVDDHLNEHGYIVPGLGDAGDRLYGAAE, translated from the coding sequence ATGCGTCTCCACGTCGTCGACCACCCTCTGGTCGCCCACAAACTCACCACGCTGCGCGACCAGCGCACCGACTCCGCGACCTTCCGGCGGCTCGCCGACGAACTGGTCACCCTGCTCGCCTACGAGGCCACGCGGGACGTGCGCACCGAAGCGGTCGACATCACGACCCCGGTCACCGACACCACCGGCGTCAAGCTCTCCCACCCGCGGCCCCTGGTGGTGCCGATCCTGCGGGCCGGTCTCGGCATGCTGGACGGCATGGTCCGGCTGCTGCCGACCGCCGAGGTGGGCTTCCTGGGCATGATCCGCAACGAGGAGACCCTTGAGGCCTCCACGTACGCCTCGCGCATGCCGGAGGACCTTTCCGGCCGTCAGGTATACGTGCTGGACCCGATGCTGGCCACGGGTGGCACGCTGGTCGCGGCGATCCGGGAGCTCATCAAGCGGGGTGCCGATGACGTGACCGCCGTGGTGCTTCTGGCCGCGCCCGAGGGTGTGGAGCTGATGGAGCGGGAGCTGGCGGGGACGCCGGTGACGGTGGTGACGGCCGCGGTGGATGACCATCTGAACGAGCACGGGTACATCGTGCCGGGGCTGGGGGACGCGGGGGATCGTCTTTACGGCGCGGCCGAGTAG
- a CDS encoding MFS transporter has protein sequence MTAPASVTVSQGHPQRWLILGVICLAQLTVLLDNTILNVAIPSLTSELGAATSDIQWMINAYSLVQSGLLLTAGSAADRYGRKKMLAAGLVLFGVGSLVAGLAESTGQLIAARAGMGVGGALLMTTTLAVAMQIFSPEEQPKAIGIWAAVNSLGFAAGPLLGGFMLNHFWWGAIFLINLPVAALALVAVVILVPESKNPQGDRPDLFGALLSTIGMSSLVFAIISGPEHGWTSGRVLASAAVAVVVLAGFAYWESRIPYPMLDMHFFTNRRFTGAVAGAVLITFGMGGSLFLLTQHMQFVLGYGPLEAGLRTAPLALMIVALNFTGLSARWSGRLGTPFSIGLGMTAMSAGLVSIATLTEHGYPGTLLGLVLIGAGAAIASPAMAHAIMSAIPPEKAGVGAGINGTVAEFGQGLGVAVLGAVLNSRFAALIPVAAVSLPGALAAAGSDAERVRITEAFASGLETSQLVGAGAVLAGGLVAGALLRRAERAELA, from the coding sequence ATGACCGCTCCCGCCTCCGTCACCGTCTCCCAGGGCCATCCCCAGCGCTGGCTGATACTCGGCGTCATCTGTCTCGCCCAGCTCACCGTGCTGCTCGACAACACGATCCTGAACGTGGCGATCCCCTCGCTGACCAGCGAACTCGGCGCCGCGACCTCGGACATCCAGTGGATGATCAACGCGTACTCGCTGGTGCAGTCGGGGCTCCTGCTCACCGCGGGCAGCGCGGCCGACCGCTACGGCCGCAAGAAGATGCTGGCCGCCGGACTGGTGCTGTTCGGCGTGGGCTCGCTGGTCGCGGGCCTCGCGGAGTCCACCGGCCAGCTGATCGCGGCGCGGGCCGGGATGGGCGTCGGCGGGGCGTTGCTGATGACCACCACGCTCGCCGTGGCGATGCAGATCTTCTCGCCGGAGGAGCAGCCGAAGGCGATCGGGATCTGGGCGGCGGTGAACTCGCTGGGCTTCGCGGCCGGCCCCCTCCTCGGCGGCTTCATGCTGAACCACTTCTGGTGGGGCGCGATCTTCCTCATCAACCTGCCGGTCGCCGCGCTCGCCCTGGTCGCGGTCGTGATCCTGGTCCCCGAGTCCAAGAACCCGCAGGGCGACCGCCCCGACCTGTTCGGCGCCCTGCTCTCCACGATCGGGATGTCCTCCCTGGTCTTCGCGATCATCTCCGGACCCGAGCACGGCTGGACGTCCGGCCGTGTGCTGGCGTCGGCGGCCGTCGCGGTCGTGGTGCTGGCCGGCTTCGCGTACTGGGAGAGCCGGATCCCGTACCCCATGCTCGACATGCACTTCTTCACGAACCGCCGTTTCACGGGAGCGGTGGCCGGGGCGGTGCTGATCACCTTCGGGATGGGCGGGTCGCTCTTCCTGCTCACCCAGCACATGCAGTTCGTGCTCGGCTACGGCCCGCTGGAGGCGGGGCTGCGCACGGCGCCGCTCGCGTTGATGATCGTGGCCCTGAACTTCACCGGACTGTCGGCCAGGTGGTCGGGCAGGCTCGGAACTCCCTTCTCCATAGGGCTGGGCATGACGGCGATGTCCGCCGGCCTCGTCTCGATCGCCACGCTCACCGAGCACGGGTACCCGGGCACGCTGCTGGGCCTGGTGCTGATCGGCGCGGGCGCCGCGATCGCCAGCCCCGCCATGGCGCACGCGATCATGAGCGCGATTCCGCCGGAGAAGGCCGGGGTCGGCGCGGGCATCAACGGCACCGTGGCGGAGTTCGGGCAGGGGCTGGGCGTCGCGGTGCTGGGCGCTGTGCTGAACTCGCGGTTCGCGGCGTTGATTCCGGTCGCCGCGGTGTCCCTGCCGGGGGCGTTGGCCGCGGCGGGATCGGATGCGGAGAGGGTGCGGATCACGGAGGCGTTTGCCTCCGGGCTGGAGACCAGTCAGTTGGTGGGGGCGGGGGCTGTGTTGGCCGGGGGGTTGGTCGCGGGGGCGTTGCTGCGGCGGGCTGAGCGGGCAGAGTTGGCCTAA